The Vicingus serpentipes genome includes the window CTGAAATAATCAACTACTTCATTTCTTGCTATTTGAAACAACCAGCTACCAAATGGAAACCCTTTCGATTTATATTGCTTAATTCTTTTTAATGCTTTAGCAAAAATTAGAGAGGTAATTTCATCGGCCTCATTAGTATCATATACACGCTTGTATACATAGTTAAATATTTGCAAGAAATACTTATCGTATAATGGAGCAAATTCTCTTGGATCTTTTTGAGATTTTAAAACAACCTCATCATCTCTTAAGATGTCCTTATCTGTTTGATGGTATGTTAACTTTTCACTCATGTAGTTGCTTTAAATTGTTTTCCTTTATTAACATAACGATCTATTAATAATTCGTTACAAACTTTTTAATTTATCCGTAAAAATTCCTGAACTCATGTTACATATAAATATATCTTCAATCAAATTGTTCTCTTTATTAATTATATAAGAAAACTCAGGTTTACTCCTATTTCCAAAAAACTGAAGATTTGCTTTTCCATACTTACATCCCATACATTTTCCTGGTTTAATTGTGGTTTGGAGTACTCCTTTAAGTTTAACATCTTCAAACGTATTCTTTAAAGATTGTAAAAATCTATACTTATCTAAATCTTGAAAATATTGATTCTCGTTAATAAGAGGTTCAAAAAGTGAAGCATCTAAATTTATGCAAGCATCAATAAAAG containing:
- a CDS encoding RNA polymerase sigma factor, translating into MSEKLTYHQTDKDILRDDEVVLKSQKDPREFAPLYDKYFLQIFNYVYKRVYDTNEADEITSLIFAKALKRIKQYKSKGFPFGSWLFQIARNEVVDYFRKNQKNQCLSVSLDELNYLMDSADEDNSLIEEKENKTKKIINALTELNAEDLELIELRFFEDRSFSEIADILKIKETNARVKTHRAIAKLKDIIKK